The DNA segment GGAAAGAAAGGGGCTTAGGACCAAGTCAAGGAGGACCCAGTCAGCAAAGATtcaggcagaggaggaagagcaagCAGTGACTGAGACTGAGTTGTGGCCAGAAAGGATGAAGAAAATTCCAGAGGATTTCATATCCGGGAGACTAAGAGGACAATGTGAACTCAAAAGCAAACCCTCTGCGAAGTATTTACTATAGAGAGagttataaatatagatatagttacctagatacatacatattgattatatatacattatatattataaatttatacatatagaGTTATAAATGCAGATATAGTtacctatatacatacatattgattaaatataaattatatattataaatttataaatatagttATAAATACATAGTTACCTAGATACATACATAttgattatatataatacattataaatgtttaaataatagttataaatacagatatagttacctacatacatacatattgattatatgtaaattatatgttataaatttataaatatagagttataaatatagatatagttacctagatacatacatattgactatatataaattatatattataaatttatagttataaatatagatatagttacatagatacatacatatgattatatatttatataaaatatataaattatatattttaaatttataaatgatttataatataaatatgttgattatatatttatatataaataaaaatgtatatctataaatttatatattgttatatcacgatttttaaaagtaaatatgatGTGATACATGCCAAAGATTCTTCCTTTTACCTGAAAATGCTTTCATGGGTTTATATACTtgtatccatatatatttatatatcatttatatatatttagatatatacacacattgatTACATGtctatatatctacatatttatatatatttattgatatatcaatatgtttatatatcatgatagatatatatctatatattacataaatatatattaagttagatatatatttgtatatattgagaTGATATATATCAAGATTTTTTGCATATATGTAGGTTTATATATATcaagatgaaaaaataataaaaagtagacaTGATGTGATACATGCAAAGATTCACCCTTTTACCTAGAAATGTTTCCCCAGTTTGCAGTTATTTATACAGATTCTTCTAAACTTTCACAGAAAGTACATTGTATAACATATGTGAGTGAAACTGTTTTCTTTAActtagaatgtttttaaaatacctgtTAGTAAGcattttaaggtattttaaagtaaaaattattattactggTTAAGCAGTTATAAAGCACCCATTAGTTACCACACAGTGTGCTAAAACTGTGGTTTGACATAAAGCCTCAAAGGCAACTCATGTATAGGATTCCTTGTTCATGGGATTACAGCTGAGTGATAAAGATGCAAACATAGGCTTTATCCTCTGGCCATGTGCAAGGCGTGTCATTTTTTGGCTCCTTACCCTATTGAGTgtctatttgcttatttgttttagGAATTCTGAAGTGTAAAAAGGACAAAGCTTATGAAGGCGGTCAGTTGTGTGCAATGTGCTTCAGTCCAAAGAAGTTGTACAAACATGAGATTCACAAGCTGAAGGACATGACTTGTCTGAAGCCTTCCATAGAGTCTCCTCTGAGACAGAACAGGAGCAGCAGTATTGAGGAGGAGCAAGAACAAGAAGAGGATGGTGACAGCCAGCTCATCCTGGAGAAATTCCAACTCCCCCAGTGGAACGTCTCTTTGAACATGTCTGACGAGCACGGGAACATGGTGAACTTGGTCTGTGACATCAAGAAACCAATGGATGTGTACAAAATTCACTTGAACCAAACGGATCCTCCAGATATTGACATAAATGCAACAGTTGCCTTGGACTTTGAGTGTCCAATGACCCGGGAAAACTATGAAAAGCTATGGAAATTGATAGCATACTACAGTGAAGTTCCCGTGAAGCTACACAGAGAGCTCATGCTCAGCAAAGACCCCAGAGTCAGCTACCAGTACAGGCAGAATGCTGATGAGGAAGCTCTTTACTACACAGGCGTGAGAGCCCAGATTCTTGCAGAACCAGAATGGGTCATGCAGCCATCCATAGATATCCAGCTGAACCGACGTCAGAGTACGGCCAAGAAGGTGCTACTTTCCTACTACACCCAGTATTCTCAAACAATATCCCCCAAAGATACAAGGCAGGCTCGGGGCAGAAGCTGGGTAATGATTGAGCCTAGTGGAGCTGTGCAAAGAGATCAGACTGTCCTGGAAGGAGGTCCATGCCAGTTGAGCTGCAATGTGAAAGCTTCTGAGAGTCCGTCTATCTTCTGGGTGCTTCCAGATGGCTCCATCCTGAAAGCGCCCATGGATGACCCAGACAGCAAGTTCTCCATTCTCAGCAGTGGCTGGCTAAGGATCAAGTCCATGGAGCCATCTGACTCGGGCTTGTACCAGTGCATTGCTCAAGTAAGGAATGAAATGGACCGCATTGTATATAGGGTACTTGTGCAGTCTCTCTCCACTCAGCCAGCTGAGAAAGACACAGTGACAATTGGCAAGAACCCAGGAGAGCCGGTGATGTTGCCTTGCAATGCTTTAGCAATACCCGAAGCCCACCTTAGCTGGATTCTTCCAAACAGAAGGATAATTAATGATTTGACTAACACATCACATGTATACATGCTGCCAAATGGAACTCTTTCCATCCCAAAGGTCCAAGTCAGCGATAGTGGTTACTACAGATGTGTGGCTGTCAACCAGCAAGGGGCAGACCATTTTACCGTGGGAATCACAGTGACCAAGAAAGGGTCTGGCTCGCCATCCAAAAGAGGCCGACGCCCAGGTGCAAAGGCTCTTTCCAGAGTGAAAGAAGACGTAGTGGAGGATGAAGGGGGCTCAGGCATGGGAGATGAAGAGAATACTTCAAGGAGACTTCTGCATCCAAAGGACCAAGAGGTGTTCCTCAAAACAAAGGATGATGCCATCAATGGAGATAAGAAAGccaagaaagggagaagaaagctgaaactctggaAGCATTCGGAAAAAGAACCAGAGACCAATGTTGCAGAAGGTCGCAGAGTGTTTGAATCCAGACGAAGGATAAACATGGCAAACAAACAGATTAATCCAGAGCGCTGGGCTGACATTTTAGCCAAAGTGCGTGGGAAAAATCTCCCTAAGGGCACAGAAGTACCCCCAGTGATTAAAACCACAAGTCTTCCATCCTTGAGTCTAGAAATCACACCACCTTTGCCTGCTGTTTCTCCCCCGTCAGCATCTCCTGTGCAGACAGTGACCAGTGCTGAAGAATCCTCAGTAGATGTATCTCTACTTGGTGAAGAAAAGCACATTTTGAGTACCATTTCCTCAGCCAGCATGGGCCTAGAACACAACCACAATGGAGTTATTCTTTTTGAACCTGAAGTAACAAGCACACCTCTGGAAGAAGTTGTTTATGAGTTTTCTGAGAAGACTGAGGAGATAACTTCCACTGAAGGTGACCTGAAGTGGACTGCAGCCCCTACATTTATATCTGAGTCTTATGAACCATCTCCTACTCTGCACACCTTAGACACAGTCTATGAAGAGCCCACCCATGAAGAGACGGCAACAGAGGGTTGGTCTGCAGCAGATGTTGGATCCTCACCAGAGCCCACATCCAGTGAGTATGAGCCTCCATTGGATGTTGTCTCCTTGGTTGAGTCTGAGCCTGTGCAATACTTTGACCCAGATTTGGAGACTAATTCACAAACACATGAGGATAACATGAAAGAATACATCTTTGCACACCTTACTCCAATCCCCACCACCTGGGTTAATGACTCTAGTATATCAAAGTCATTTGAGGATTCTACTATAGGCGAACGAGGTGTCCCAGGCAAATCACTTTTACAAGGACTGACAGAGAACATCCAGCTTGTGAAAAGTAGTTTAAGCACTCAAGACACCTTACTGATTAAAACAGGTATGAAAGAGAAGTCTCAGACACTACAGGGAGGAGATATGCTAGGGGGAGACCCCACACACTCCAGAAGTTCTGAGAGTGAAGGCCAAGAGAGCAAATCCATCACTTTGCCTGACTCCACACTGGGTATAATGAGCAGTGTGTCTCCAGTTAAGAAGCCTGCAGAAACCACAGTTGGCACCCTGCTAGAAGAAGACaccacaacagcaacaacaactcCAAGGCAAAAAGTTGCTTCGTCATCCACCATGATCACTCACCCTTCTCAAAGGAGATCCAATGGGAGAAAGAGATTACGCCCCCACAAATTCCGCCACCGACACAAGCAAACCCCACCCACAACTTCTGCCCCATCAGAGACTTTTTCTACTCAAACAACTCAAGCACTTGAAATTAAGATTTCAAATCAAGTGGAGAGTTCTCCAGTTCCTACAGGTTGGGTGGATAACACAGTTAATACCTCCAAACAGTTGAAAATGGAGAAGAATGCAGAACCCATATCCAAGGGAATGCCATGGAGAAAACACGGGAAGAGGCCAAAAAAATATCAATATACCCCTCCTACAGTGAGCTCAAGAGCATCCGGATGCAAGCCCAGCCCTTCTCcagaaaataaacatagaaacatTGTTACTCCCAGTTCAGAAACTATACTTTTGCCTACAACTGTTTCTCTGAAAACTGAGGGCCCTTATGATTCCTTAGATTACATGACAACCACCAGAAAAATACATTCATCTTACCATAAAGTCCAAGAGACACTTCCAGTCACATATAAACACACAACAGATGGAAAAGAAATTAAGGATGAGGATGCCACAAATGTCAACAAACATAAAAGTGACACTTTAGTCACTGGTGAGTCAATTACTAATGTCCTACCAACTTCTCACTCCTTGGTCTCCACTATGGGAGAATTTAAGGAAGAATCCTCTCCTGTAGGCTTTCCAGGAACTCCAACCTGGAATCCCTCAAGGACAGCCCAGCCTGGGAGGCTACAGACAGACATACCTGTTACTACTTCTGGGGAAAAACTTACAGACCCTCCCCTTCTTAAAGAGCTCGAGGATGTGGATTTTACTTCTGAGTTTTCATTCTCTGTGACAGTCTCCACACCATTTCAACAGGAAGAAGTTGGTTCTTCCACAACTCTCTCAAGCATAAAAGTGCAGGTGTCTTCAAGTCAGGCAGAAACCACCACTCTTGATCAAGATCATCATGAAACCACTGTAGCTATTCTACTCTCTGAAACTAGACCACAGAATCACACCCCTACTGCCGCCCAGATGAAGGAGCTAGCATCCTCGTCCCCACGCACGATTCTCATGTCTTTGGGAGAAACCACCACCACTAAGCCAGCACTTCTCAGTCCAAGAACATCTCAAACATCTAGAGATTCcaaggaaaatgttttcttgaaTTATGTGAGGAATCCAGAAACCAAAGCAGCCCCAGTGAACAATGAAGGGACACAGCATATGTCAGGGCCAAATGAATTATCAACACCCTCTTCTGACCAGGATGCATTTAACTTGTCTATAAAGCTGGAATTGGAGAAGCAAGTATTTGATAATATGAGTCTACCACATGGCCCAGATGGCCACCACCAGGATGGAAGAGTTCATGCTTCTCACCAACTAACCAGAGTCCCTGCCAAACCCAAACTGTTCCTACCAACAGGAGCAGTGAGGCTGCCTGAAATGTCCACACAAAGTGCTTCCAGATACTTTGTAACTTTCCAGCCACCTCATCACTGGACCAACAAACCAGAAATAACTACATATCCTTCTAGGTCTTTACCAGAGAACAAGCAGTTTACAACTCCAAGATTATCAAGTACAACAACTCCTCTCCCATTGCACATGTCCAAACCCAGCATTCCTAGTAAGTTTGCTGACCGAAGAACTGACCAATTCAATGGCTACTCCAAAGTGTTTGGAAATAACAACATCCCTGAGGCAAGAAACCCAGTTGGAAAGCCTCCCAGTCCAAGAATTCCTCATTATTCCAATGGAAGATTCCCTTTCTTTACCAACAGGACTCTTTCTTTTCCACAGCTGGGAGTCACCCTGAGACCCCAGATACCCACTTCTCCTGCCCCagtaatgagagagagaaaagttaaTCCAGATTCCTACAACAGGATACATTCCCATAGCACCTTCCATCTGGACTTTGGCCCTCCAGCACCTCCGTTGTTGCACACTCCGCGGACCACGGGGTCACCCTCAACTAACTTACAGAATACCCCTCTGGTCTCCTCCACCCAGAGTTCTGTGTCCTTTGTAACATCTTCTGTCCagtcctcaggaagcttccaccaGAGCAGCTCAAAGTTCTTTGCAGGAGGACCGCCTGCATCCAAATTCTGGTCTCTTGGGGAAAAGCCCCAGATCCTCACCAAGTCCCCACAGACTGTGTCCATCACTGCCGAGACAGATGCTGTGTTCCCCTGTGAGACAACAGGAAAACCAAAGCCTTTCATTACTTGGACAAAGGTTTCCACAGGTAAGATGTTTAagcatctacttttttttttttttttgtcaatttttattttattggctaGCAATATAATACATTAAAACAGCATGTGTTGAACAACATAAGCACATTAGGAGAAATTTTTATAACACATTTGGGGAATTGTTTTTACTTGAATAAgcgtttattgttatttttataatttcagcttttgttttagATGCAGGGGGAGCATGTGCAAGTTTGTCGCATGGGTAgattgcgtgatgctgaggtttggggcacAAATGATCCCATTACCCAGGTAGCTAGCACAGCACCCGATAGGTGGATTTTTCAGCTCTTGCcacccctccttctcctctctagTAGTCCCAAGTATCCATTTttcctatctttatgtccatgtgtacccaatctACACTTTAACCAGAGTGTAGGAGAAAGTTACCGGAGTCTTACTTTAAGCACAACCAGAAACTCAGAAAATAATGAATTGTTAGGATGTCAGGAGTCATCTGAAAACTTAGATCTAAGCATGTTTTTCTTCAGGGACAGGAAGTGAGGAACTAGAATGAAAGTGAGATTTTAATGGAGCCATGGAAACATCTAATAGGTCCTTTGGATAGAGAATAACTCAGGTTTGAAATATTCCATAAGAAAGCCTCTCAATTTTTTCAGTTGACTCCAGTACAAATGCCTTCAACCACCATGTGAGGGCAGAGTGGATGTGAGATGTGGTCTGTAAATCCCCCTTGCCCTTTTATCAGTTTGCAAAGGTAAACCCAGCTTAGTCAGAGATCAGGTTATAGTCTTACAAGTGCTATTCAGGTGCTTCTTTGATTTGGACCTAGACCTATGGTTGtgttagtctgcttgggctgccatgacaaagtaccacaaactgggcaGCTTAAGTAACAGAtagttattttctcacaatttcaGATGttggaagtccaacatcaaggtatTGGCAAGATTGGTTCCTTCcgaagcctctctccttggcacGTAGATGCCGTCTTCTTCCTACGTCATACATGGTCAAACTTGTTTGTCTGGGTCCTAATCTCTTATAAAGATACCAGTCCTGTTAGATTAGAGCCCATCCTACTGACCTTGTGTAACCTTAATCACCTtgttaaagaccctatctccaaatgcagtcacattctgagttCCTGGGGGTTAGCACTTAAATGTATaaatttggggggacacattTCAGCCCACAAAAAATGGTTTATAGTTGGAATCCTGAGACAGACATTCAAACAGCATCCAGCTTCCTAAATTGACCATCTGCTTTCTCCAAATGGCAGAACAATTTCTAggttacagaagaaaataaaactacagaatcacagcctggacaaaagaccatactttttctcctttctctttccttctctctcaacACAAATGTATCTTCAGCTCTGGATTCTGATCAGAggattgcgtgtgtgtgtgtgtgtgtgtgtgtgtgtgtgtgtgtgtttcgcCTTCATTTGGATAATACAAAATGATTTATGCTGCTAGCACTTAGCTGTACTTTCTTTGTACTGCTTTATCTCCCAAATGTTGGAAGTATTCCAGAGGTTCACAGAGATTCTGAGCCTAGGGCAATTGTTTACTTCTTTGATAACCTTAGCACTTGAAGTCATAggttttcataatttcttaattAATTTTGCTGGAAGTGGGAAATGGGGGACACCATGGGTTATTTATTCCAAAAGGGTTATGTCCTTGAAGGAACCCATTCTCCTTCTGGGAATACCATTTGTATAAATCCTTAGGGTCCTTCACACCCTATGCCATTTCAGAGCATCTTTGAATTTTGCCCCTGCACCAGAAATTCACGCACATTTTTCTGCTACACTTCCTGGAATCAGCTCTCAATGCTGGCTGCTCATTTGTTAGCTAGCTCTTGTTTTTAGATAAGAGCTATTTCTCTCAATACATGGCCAAATGAGATTTGTTCACATCCAAAAGTGTTGTAGTTGCATGTTGTGGAACTACATGGCATGACTTTATCATGCCTTTGTTTTCAGATAAACTAAGCTCTTTTATTGAGGCATCAGAGAGAAATGGAAGGCACCTTATAATTGCCCCAGGAAGTGTAACAATAATTGGCAGGAGGTTTCAGTGGTCCTTCCCTTGCACTGCAAACCAAATGAAAGACAGGCACTCTTGTACCTCTGCATCATAAAATGCTTCAGTGGGGAGGTGGGACACCATGAGTGAGAGTCAGCAGGTTGGTGTCCATGACCATGCCCATGGTCACCTGTCATTTGGGAGGGCTCAGCTACAAAGTTGGTGGCATCTTGGCTGCATTGCCGGAAAAGTAGGGAGATTATATCAGCACCAAGAAATACTTGCTCTCCAAGACCTGGTGGGCTGTGCAGACTCACTGGGCTGCTGCTGATCCTGGCTTTGGAGGGGACAGCTGTGGTCTTGGCTGCTTCTGTAAACACACGAGAGCAGTGGCCTTTTTTCAATGTCTGTTCTGTGTTGGAATAATCTATCCACTATGAAGTTATTTTCATAGTGACAGCAAGTAATTTTGCAGGTGGGTGAACACCAGATGCTTTGTCAGAGAGTATGAGTTCCCCTTGAGGATGGAAATGATGGCAAGCTTGCAGGATTTGAAAGCTTTAACCTAAGGGTGAACTCCCATATTAGAGAAAGTTATTAGCAAAAGAGTCTGAGGCACTGGTTAGAATGAAATGAATGGTGCACAGGAAAAGTCCAGACCCAGGAAGATCCAGTAATATGGGAGAAGAATGGAAGTTCTAAAATTCA comes from the Macaca fascicularis isolate 582-1 chromosome Y, T2T-MFA8v1.1 genome and includes:
- the LOC141409541 gene encoding matrix-remodeling-associated protein 5-like — encoded protein: MLSAHRSSVRRLPKDRYPRIRHPNKMPKHAHWGALSVVLILLWRHPREALACPPPCACYVPSEVHCTFRSLASVPAGIAKHVERINLGFNSIQALPETSFAGLTKLELLTIHGNEIPSIPDGALRDLSSLQVFKLSYNKLRVITGQTLQGLSNLMRLHIDHNKIEFIHPQAFNGLTSLRLLHLEGNLLHQLHPSTFSTFTFLDDFRLSTIRHLYLAENMIRTLPASMLQNMPLLENLYLQGNPWTCDCEMRWFLEWDAKSRGILKCKKDKAYEGGQLCAMCFSPKKLYKHEIHKLKDMTCLKPSIESPLRQNRSSSIEEEQEQEEDGDSQLILEKFQLPQWNVSLNMSDEHGNMVNLVCDIKKPMDVYKIHLNQTDPPDIDINATVALDFECPMTRENYEKLWKLIAYYSEVPVKLHRELMLSKDPRVSYQYRQNADEEALYYTGVRAQILAEPEWVMQPSIDIQLNRRQSTAKKVLLSYYTQYSQTISPKDTRQARGRSWVMIEPSGAVQRDQTVLEGGPCQLSCNVKASESPSIFWVLPDGSILKAPMDDPDSKFSILSSGWLRIKSMEPSDSGLYQCIAQVRNEMDRIVYRVLVQSLSTQPAEKDTVTIGKNPGEPVMLPCNALAIPEAHLSWILPNRRIINDLTNTSHVYMLPNGTLSIPKVQVSDSGYYRCVAVNQQGADHFTVGITVTKKGSGSPSKRGRRPGAKALSRVKEDVVEDEGGSGMGDEENTSRRLLHPKDQEVFLKTKDDAINGDKKAKKGRRKLKLWKHSEKEPETNVAEGRRVFESRRRINMANKQINPERWADILAKVRGKNLPKGTEVPPVIKTTSLPSLSLEITPPLPAVSPPSASPVQTVTSAEESSVDVSLLGEEKHILSTISSASMGLEHNHNGVILFEPEVTSTPLEEVVYEFSEKTEEITSTEGDLKWTAAPTFISESYEPSPTLHTLDTVYEEPTHEETATEGWSAADVGSSPEPTSSEYEPPLDVVSLVESEPVQYFDPDLETNSQTHEDNMKEYIFAHLTPIPTTWVNDSSISKSFEDSTIGERGVPGKSLLQGLTENIQLVKSSLSTQDTLLIKTGMKEKSQTLQGGDMLGGDPTHSRSSESEGQESKSITLPDSTLGIMSSVSPVKKPAETTVGTLLEEDTTTATTTPRQKVASSSTMITHPSQRRSNGRKRLRPHKFRHRHKQTPPTTSAPSETFSTQTTQALEIKISNQVESSPVPTGWVDNTVNTSKQLKMEKNAEPISKGMPWRKHGKRPKKYQYTPPTVSSRASGCKPSPSPENKHRNIVTPSSETILLPTTVSLKTEGPYDSLDYMTTTRKIHSSYHKVQETLPVTYKHTTDGKEIKDEDATNVNKHKSDTLVTGESITNVLPTSHSLVSTMGEFKEESSPVGFPGTPTWNPSRTAQPGRLQTDIPVTTSGEKLTDPPLLKELEDVDFTSEFSFSVTVSTPFQQEEVGSSTTLSSIKVQVSSSQAETTTLDQDHHETTVAILLSETRPQNHTPTAAQMKELASSSPRTILMSLGETTTTKPALLSPRTSQTSRDSKENVFLNYVRNPETKAAPVNNEGTQHMSGPNELSTPSSDQDAFNLSIKLELEKQVFDNMSLPHGPDGHHQDGRVHASHQLTRVPAKPKLFLPTGAVRLPEMSTQSASRYFVTFQPPHHWTNKPEITTYPSRSLPENKQFTTPRLSSTTTPLPLHMSKPSIPSKFADRRTDQFNGYSKVFGNNNIPEARNPVGKPPSPRIPHYSNGRFPFFTNRTLSFPQLGVTLRPQIPTSPAPVMRERKVNPDSYNRIHSHSTFHLDFGPPAPPLLHTPRTTGSPSTNLQNTPLVSSTQSSVSFVTSSVQSSGSFHQSSSKFFAGGPPASKFWSLGEKPQILTKSPQTVSITAETDAVFPCETTGKPKPFITWTKVSTGALMTPNTRIQRFEVLKNGTLVIRQVQVQDRGQYMCTASNLHGLDQMVVLFSVTVQQPQILASHYQDVTVYLGDTIAMECLAKGIPAPQISWIFPDRKVWETVSPVESRITLHKNRTLSIKEASFSDRGVYKCVASNAVGADNLAIRLHVAALPPVIHQEKLENISLPPGLSIHIHCTAKAAPLPSVRWVLGDGTQIRPSQFLHGNLFVFPNGTLYIRNLVPKDSGRYECVAANLVGSARRTVQLNVQRAAANARITGTSPRRTDVRYGGTLKLDCSASGDPWPRILWRLPSKRMIDALFSFDNRIKVFANGTLVVKSVTDKDAGDYLCVARNKVGDDFVVLKVNVVMKPAKIEHKEESNHKVFYGGDLKVDCVATGLPNPEISWSLPDGSLVNSFMQSDDSGGRTKRYVVFNNGTLYFNEVGMREEGDYTCFAENQVGKDEMRVRVKVVTAPATIRNKTYLAVQVPYGDVATVACEAKGEPMPKVTWLSPTNRVIPTASEKYQIYQDGTLLIQKAQRSDSGNYTCLVRNSAGEDRKTVWIHVNVQPPKINGSPNPITTVREIAAGGSRKLIDCRAEGIPTPRVLWAFPEGVVLPAPYYGNRVTVHGNGSLDIRSLRKSDSVELVCMARNEGGEARLIVQLTVLEPMEKPIFHDPISEKITAMAGHTISLNCSAAGSPTPSLVWVLPNGTDLQSGQQLQRFYHKADGMLHISGLSSVDAGAYRCVARNAAGHTERLVSLKVGLKPEANKQYHNLVSIINGETLKLPCTPPGAGQGRFSWTLPNGMRLEGPQALGRISLLDNGTLEVREASVFDRGTYVCRMETEYGPSVTSIPVIVIAYPPRITSEPTPVIYTRPGNTVKLNCMAMGIPKADITWELPDKSHLKAGVQARLYGNRFLHPQGSLTIQHATQRDAGFYKCMAKNILGSDSKTTYIHVF